From Nicotiana tabacum cultivar K326 chromosome 22, ASM71507v2, whole genome shotgun sequence, one genomic window encodes:
- the LOC142176212 gene encoding uncharacterized protein LOC142176212 gives MIIAGFTGKLKGWWDNYLTHDQRFQIMNTTKTEEEKNVQNSVYSLVMNIIEHFSGRWSDNSETIRTMLQKLRCKTLTSFRWYKVVFLSRVMELPESKSTHWKSKVIDGLPPLFAERVRKTLRGTWMSINYDTYSYGKLFSICTQEGLALCNEIKLNQQINKHHLIERQQLCEFCEQFAIDIPSNRKKSHNKKDFKKKKGWTEKRYERTQRRKAFHKARKGFIRSKNPQAYYKCGRISHFAKDCKIKDKIKDLDLNDNIKDSLYKILLNSSPEVSDTDEEDFSTSKDLQVL, from the coding sequence ATGATTATAGCTGGATTTACTGGTAAGCTAAaaggctggtgggataattatctcaCTCATGACCAACGCTTTCAAATAATGAACACGACCAAGactgaagaagaaaagaatgttcaaaactcagtctattctttagttATGAATATTATCGAACACTTCTCTGGAAGATGGTCTGATAATAGTGAAACCATTAGAACTATGCTCCAAAAACTGAGGTGTAAAACCCTTACATCTTTTCGATGGTATAAAGTTGTTTTCTTATCCAGAGTGATGGAATTACCAGAGAGTAAAAGTACTCATTGGAAGTCCAAAGTCATAGATGGACTCCCtcccttatttgctgaaagggtTAGAAAAACCCTTAGAGGTACATGGATGAGTATCAATTATGATACTTACTCATATGGTAAACTATTCAGTATATGCACTCAGGAAGGTTTAGCTCTATGTAATGAGATCAAACTAAACCAACAAATTAATAAACATCATCTCATTGAGAGGCAACAATTATGCGAATTTTGTGAGCAATTTGCAATTGACATTCCTTCTAATAGAAAGAAATCCCATAATAAGAAGGATTTCAAGAAGAAAAAGGGTTGGACTGAAAAACGTTATGAACGGACCCAAAGAAGGAAGGCTTTTCATAAAGCCAGAAAAGGTTTTATTAGATCAAAAAACCCTCAGGCCTATTATAAATGTGGAcgaataagccattttgcaaaggATTGCAAAATCAAGGACAAAATTAAAGACCTTGATTTAAACGATAATATCAAAGATTCTTTATATaaaattct